One Simonsiella muelleri ATCC 29453 DNA window includes the following coding sequences:
- a CDS encoding TrbM/KikA/MpfK family conjugal transfer protein, with protein sequence MKMKKLLVVTAVSATFFVPLSAHADDLLTGDTRLACEAILCLSSAERPNECAESLHRYFSIKLKKPYKTIQARKDFLNLCPSSREPNMPQLVNALAKGAGRCDAAELNKIGHYVGLGQNRRFVVSKTKPSYCAAYENHEWTTVKTELQTVYCTRMVRSIGGFGGSLSHSQPHTEKYACGHKWVDVK encoded by the coding sequence ATGAAAATGAAAAAATTGCTGGTGGTAACGGCTGTTTCTGCCACTTTTTTTGTGCCGCTTTCGGCTCATGCAGACGATTTGCTCACAGGCGATACCCGCTTGGCGTGTGAAGCAATTTTGTGCTTGTCCAGCGCAGAACGTCCGAACGAATGCGCGGAATCTTTGCACCGCTATTTTTCCATCAAACTGAAAAAGCCATATAAAACCATTCAGGCGCGTAAGGATTTCTTGAATTTGTGTCCGTCCAGCAGAGAACCGAATATGCCCCAACTGGTTAATGCGTTGGCAAAGGGTGCTGGACGTTGCGATGCCGCCGAGTTGAATAAAATCGGGCATTATGTGGGTTTGGGTCAAAATCGCCGTTTTGTTGTGAGTAAAACTAAACCCAGCTATTGCGCTGCCTACGAAAACCACGAATGGACTACGGTCAAAACCGAATTACAAACGGTGTACTGTACGCGCATGGTGCGCAGTATTGGCGGATTTGGTGGCTCATTGTCTCATTCACAGCCACACACGGAAAAATACGCTTGCGGTCATAAATGGGTAGATGTGAAATAA
- a CDS encoding IS982 family transposase has protein sequence MPQDEFIIKTYLMVDALYNQLVQKPLRQGGFAPKLSDCELICMEIVGEFLGMDTDKKIWQYFKQHWQNWFPNLGSYPNFAKQCANLYWVKQQMHQKITANWCEQTEYYADAFPIAVCKFARAKRHQNFRAYATFGYCASKNMIKAFTFTAANVDERQVLPELLEGKTGFVGADKGYLSSELKDEMKQSHINLQTPYRSNMKDDRSPQFLKWLKNSRRMIETVIGQLTERFNMEIVRTKNLFHQSNRFIRKILSHNFCCLLNQQIQHPITQFAGLIGC, from the coding sequence ATGCCCCAAGACGAATTTATCATTAAAACGTATCTAATGGTAGATGCTTTATACAATCAGCTCGTTCAAAAACCATTAAGACAAGGTGGCTTTGCACCCAAACTTTCAGATTGTGAACTGATTTGTATGGAAATTGTTGGCGAATTTCTCGGTATGGATACCGATAAAAAAATTTGGCAATATTTCAAACAACATTGGCAAAATTGGTTTCCCAATTTAGGCTCTTACCCTAATTTTGCCAAACAATGTGCCAATTTGTATTGGGTTAAACAACAAATGCATCAAAAAATCACTGCAAATTGGTGTGAGCAAACAGAGTATTATGCAGATGCCTTTCCTATTGCAGTCTGTAAATTTGCCCGAGCTAAACGCCATCAAAATTTTCGTGCATATGCAACGTTCGGTTATTGCGCTTCCAAAAATATGATTAAAGCCTTTACTTTTACAGCTGCCAATGTTGATGAACGGCAGGTATTACCTGAACTTTTAGAAGGCAAAACAGGGTTTGTTGGTGCGGACAAAGGGTATTTAAGTTCTGAATTAAAAGATGAAATGAAACAAAGCCATATTAATTTACAAACACCTTATCGTAGCAATATGAAAGATGACAGAAGTCCTCAATTTCTCAAATGGCTAAAAAATAGTCGCCGTATGATTGAAACAGTTATTGGTCAATTAACAGAGAGATTTAACATGGAAATAGTTCGTACAAAAAATCTGTTTCACCAATCTAACCGTTTTATTCGGAAAATTTTATCGCATAATTTTTGCTGTTTACTGAATCAACAAATTCAACACCCAATTACTCAATTTGCTGGGTTAATTGGGTGTTGA
- a CDS encoding IS5 family transposase: MSRNTLTNETWSRLLPILKQLGIYRKKNLRKTVEGILFRLRTGCQWADIPSYFGKANSLYQSFNRWSKRGIFTRLFKHLVDTPDMEWVFMDGSHIRVHQHGMGKQSITHQAVGKSIGGHTSKIHLAVDACGNPIEFIITAGNVNDIVVAPDLLAQLDLSDNETVCADRGFDSDTFRRLIQSKQSKANIPYKKNREHLNVGTDWYLYKIRHLVENAFARLKHFRALATRYDKLKRNYESTVSLACALIWLKL, from the coding sequence ATGTCCCGAAACACGCTTACAAATGAAACATGGTCAAGACTGTTGCCTATTTTGAAACAGCTTGGCATTTATCGCAAGAAAAATTTACGCAAAACAGTAGAAGGTATCCTATTTCGCTTACGTACAGGCTGCCAATGGGCTGATATACCTAGTTATTTTGGTAAAGCAAACAGCCTTTACCAAAGTTTCAATCGCTGGTCTAAACGCGGTATTTTTACCCGATTATTCAAACATTTGGTAGATACACCCGATATGGAATGGGTCTTTATGGACGGTAGCCATATCCGCGTTCATCAACACGGTATGGGTAAACAATCCATTACGCATCAAGCTGTTGGTAAGAGTATCGGTGGTCATACGTCTAAAATTCATTTAGCGGTTGATGCTTGTGGTAATCCAATTGAATTTATCATTACAGCTGGTAATGTAAATGATATTGTTGTTGCGCCTGATTTATTGGCACAATTGGATTTAAGTGATAATGAAACCGTGTGTGCTGATAGGGGTTTTGACAGTGATACTTTTCGTCGGTTAATTCAGTCTAAACAAAGTAAAGCCAATATTCCATATAAGAAAAATAGAGAACATCTTAATGTGGGCACAGATTGGTATTTATATAAAATCAGGCACTTGGTAGAAAACGCTTTTGCACGATTAAAGCATTTTCGTGCGCTGGCAACACGGTACGATAAATTAAAACGTAATTATGAAAGTACTGTATCATTAGCTTGTGCTTTGATTTGGTTGAAATTATAG
- the copM gene encoding CopM family metallochaperone encodes MKKLMTFITLSAVAVSNYAQANEQPHQAHMNMPMSTDSAMQQELMQGMNQMNQDMMAAAQYKDPDVAFAAGMLPHHIGAVKMAEVELKYGKDPEMRKLAEDIINAQQAEIEQMQKWLKAHNKKASRSLHPR; translated from the coding sequence ATGAAAAAACTTATGACTTTTATCACACTTAGCGCTGTTGCAGTTTCAAATTATGCCCAAGCTAATGAACAACCGCATCAAGCACACATGAATATGCCAATGTCGACAGATTCTGCAATGCAACAAGAATTAATGCAAGGTATGAATCAAATGAATCAAGACATGATGGCAGCTGCGCAATATAAAGATCCTGATGTTGCTTTTGCAGCAGGTATGTTGCCACACCATATTGGCGCAGTAAAAATGGCGGAAGTTGAATTAAAATACGGAAAGGATCCTGAGATGCGTAAGCTTGCTGAGGATATTATTAACGCACAACAAGCGGAAATTGAACAAATGCAAAAATGGCTTAAAGCACACAACAAAAAAGCAAGCCGTAGCCTGCATCCCCGCTAA
- a CDS encoding lytic transglycosylase domain-containing protein, translating to MKLAHFLIIGAAMTTALPTLAAPSHQINTVGMTQPRFNDLAAQCTNAVHPNTLQAVARVESGFNPYAIGVVRGSLKRQPRTLAEAVATAKSLHAQGKNFSMGLMQVNRYNLAAYGLNYETVFEPCKNINAGAKILKSCFDRAGGKGQAALQKAFSCYYSGNFKFGFKSDFKGQPPYVTKIIMSALNNSPHQTIQFSGNLKVAHTPSTANSIQDGYVPQPAAQTNKQPEYDEKPVMAVMQKKTPPPPEWDVFAYAEYMEKYGAKPVWEF from the coding sequence ATGAAATTAGCCCATTTTTTGATAATCGGCGCAGCAATGACAACGGCTCTGCCCACGCTCGCCGCGCCCTCACACCAAATAAACACCGTAGGCATGACCCAACCACGTTTCAACGATTTGGCGGCACAATGCACCAATGCGGTACACCCCAATACTTTACAAGCAGTAGCGCGTGTGGAAAGCGGTTTTAATCCCTACGCTATTGGCGTTGTTAGAGGCAGCCTGAAACGCCAGCCGCGCACACTCGCCGAAGCGGTCGCTACCGCCAAATCACTTCACGCACAAGGCAAAAATTTTAGTATGGGTTTAATGCAAGTAAATCGTTATAACTTAGCAGCTTACGGATTGAATTATGAAACCGTGTTTGAGCCATGCAAAAACATCAATGCTGGCGCAAAAATCCTGAAATCGTGTTTTGACCGAGCAGGGGGCAAGGGGCAGGCAGCCTTACAAAAAGCCTTCAGTTGCTACTATTCGGGCAATTTCAAATTTGGTTTCAAGAGTGATTTTAAAGGACAACCGCCTTACGTTACCAAAATCATCATGTCCGCATTAAACAATTCGCCACATCAAACCATTCAATTTTCAGGCAATCTGAAAGTGGCACATACACCATCTACCGCTAATTCCATACAAGATGGCTATGTACCACAACCAGCAGCGCAAACCAATAAGCAGCCTGAATATGATGAAAAACCTGTGATGGCTGTGATGCAGAAAAAAACACCACCACCGCCCGAATGGGACGTATTCGCCTATGCCGAATACATGGAAAAATACGGCGCAAAACCCGTATGGGAATTTTAA
- a CDS encoding TrbC/VirB2 family protein gives MNKILNFITKKSAQYMPEIMEAQAKSNAIMAKNSVQAAMHGLAAVAMLGAAPLASAAGFEADAKDMANKIYKGIYGFVGVVALIVVLWQCVEGWSGRKSWMDILATCLWVVAAAASAALVTWLWQKGQSMTFG, from the coding sequence ATGAACAAAATCTTAAATTTCATCACAAAAAAGTCCGCTCAATACATGCCTGAAATCATGGAAGCTCAAGCCAAATCTAATGCCATCATGGCAAAAAACAGCGTTCAGGCAGCCATGCATGGTTTAGCGGCAGTAGCGATGTTGGGGGCTGCACCGCTCGCATCCGCCGCAGGCTTTGAAGCAGATGCAAAAGACATGGCAAATAAGATTTATAAAGGCATTTATGGCTTTGTGGGTGTTGTAGCGTTAATTGTTGTGCTGTGGCAATGCGTTGAAGGCTGGTCAGGGCGTAAAAGTTGGATGGACATTTTAGCAACCTGCTTGTGGGTTGTGGCGGCAGCTGCTTCTGCTGCGTTGGTAACATGGCTGTGGCAAAAAGGTCAATCCATGACATTTGGTTAA
- a CDS encoding type IV secretion system protein VirB3 codes for MNDIETEYPTFNGLNRQAMIFGVPLIPFMACFFVLMMLFMVAMTFLGGKSLFILLLVIPIFLALRSISANDDQAFKIYGLEIKWFLCRQHTELFNGATTIVSTKYGRQPSDYQRFFQQHFQKTARPIGISTQNLPTRYQ; via the coding sequence ATGAACGACATTGAAACCGAGTATCCCACATTCAACGGCTTGAACCGTCAAGCAATGATTTTTGGGGTACCGCTTATTCCATTTATGGCGTGTTTTTTCGTGCTGATGATGCTTTTCATGGTGGCAATGACTTTTCTTGGTGGAAAGTCATTATTCATCTTGTTGCTGGTTATTCCGATTTTCCTAGCATTGAGAAGCATTTCAGCCAATGACGACCAAGCCTTTAAAATTTATGGTTTAGAAATCAAATGGTTTTTGTGCCGACAACACACCGAACTGTTCAACGGCGCAACCACCATTGTTTCCACCAAATACGGGAGACAACCCAGTGATTATCAGCGATTTTTTCAGCAGCATTTTCAAAAAACTGCCCGCCCAATCGGAATTTCTACCCAAAATTTGCCAACACGTTACCAATGA
- a CDS encoding conjugal transfer protein, translating to MIISDFFSSIFKKLPAQSEFLPKICQHVTNEIVYFETGHYGFVIKMEGLPFDGVDDKHLFSSFIGLKNLLSAIGKTFGNRAAIWTTVRRSKVQFNQKYDFQAAFCQQFADHYLQRFEQEDYYENTFFLTLIIKNNSMDAGIKECQEQIQILLRALETYSPTVLTAYKNQNDVGFSEVYQFFGSLINGSDEAIPLSATNAYQVIPAATLHFGSDICEIRPEHGQSKFATLYDLKDFGISKPKILTSILTLPCEFTLTQSMIFINPYDMVGNMKKQINNLQSVGDLAQEQVDELEYGMGGLTAGELMFGDYCATLAVFGDTPQAAADNGARAYSAFLNSGAYRFAKSGHSAPSTWYAQVPNSSERPRSFPKTTENLACTFGIHNYSYGKKHGNPLGDGSAVMPLQTVSKTLFHFNFHFSNPKEDNIGDKIAGHTLILGATGTGKTTLQTSLLAFVERFNPHLFALDLDRGMELFIRVIGGNYFALEAGKPTGLNPFQLPDTPTNREFLYELVGICGRDEHGKLTAQEQKDIQTAINALFEMDFEYRSFSYLLQSIPHDATNPDSLRVRLSQWCRSENGRFAWVLDNERNLFNPDDFWRIGFDLSDILKDKYKPTEPVLAYLFHLRELMLDKVAAQNGLLANVIEEFWYALRFKFTEELMLKMLKTDRKRGSFLILVSQSPEDAIKADIFPAIVQQTPTKIFLPNPDAEFTGSYERCGLTLKEYQELIKLSLDSRTFLVKQSKQSAFAKLDLYGFKDEMVFLSGSSDNIELLHEIMADYGEDVNQWYQPFTSRIRHIRAMKSQSQYHTQTQTDVFEIA from the coding sequence GTGATTATCAGCGATTTTTTCAGCAGCATTTTCAAAAAACTGCCCGCCCAATCGGAATTTCTACCCAAAATTTGCCAACACGTTACCAATGAAATTGTTTATTTTGAAACAGGTCATTATGGTTTCGTGATTAAAATGGAGGGGTTACCTTTTGACGGCGTGGACGACAAGCACCTGTTTTCTAGCTTTATTGGCTTGAAAAATCTGCTTTCAGCAATCGGCAAAACCTTTGGCAACCGTGCCGCCATTTGGACAACTGTACGGCGAAGCAAAGTTCAATTTAATCAGAAATATGATTTTCAGGCTGCCTTTTGCCAACAATTTGCCGACCACTATTTGCAGCGTTTTGAGCAAGAAGATTACTACGAAAACACCTTTTTCTTGACGCTTATCATCAAAAATAACAGCATGGACGCTGGGATTAAAGAATGCCAAGAGCAAATCCAAATCCTGCTCCGTGCGCTGGAAACTTACAGCCCCACCGTTTTAACCGCATACAAAAACCAAAACGATGTAGGCTTTTCCGAAGTGTATCAATTTTTTGGCAGCCTGATTAACGGCAGTGATGAAGCCATTCCCTTATCCGCAACCAATGCTTACCAAGTTATCCCTGCGGCAACGCTGCATTTTGGTTCCGACATTTGCGAAATTCGCCCTGAACATGGTCAAAGCAAGTTTGCCACCTTGTACGATTTGAAAGATTTTGGGATTAGCAAGCCAAAAATTCTCACGTCCATTTTAACCTTGCCTTGCGAGTTCACACTCACACAAAGCATGATTTTCATCAATCCCTATGACATGGTAGGGAATATGAAAAAACAAATCAATAACTTGCAATCAGTCGGCGATTTGGCACAAGAGCAAGTAGATGAATTGGAATACGGCATGGGCGGACTAACCGCAGGCGAATTGATGTTTGGCGATTATTGCGCAACTTTGGCGGTATTTGGCGACACACCGCAGGCAGCCGCCGACAACGGCGCACGGGCATATTCAGCATTTCTGAACTCGGGGGCGTATCGTTTTGCCAAATCGGGGCATTCCGCACCGTCCACCTGGTACGCACAAGTGCCAAATAGTAGTGAACGACCGCGTTCTTTTCCCAAAACTACCGAAAATTTAGCCTGTACTTTTGGCATACACAATTACAGTTACGGCAAAAAACACGGCAACCCATTGGGGGACGGCTCGGCGGTCATGCCATTACAGACGGTTTCCAAAACCTTGTTTCATTTTAACTTCCACTTTTCCAACCCGAAAGAAGACAATATCGGCGACAAAATCGCAGGGCATACGTTGATTTTGGGGGCAACGGGTACGGGTAAAACCACCTTGCAAACGTCATTGTTGGCGTTTGTAGAACGGTTTAATCCGCATTTGTTTGCGCTGGATTTGGACAGGGGCATGGAATTGTTTATCCGTGTGATTGGGGGTAATTATTTTGCGCTGGAAGCAGGCAAACCGACTGGCTTAAATCCATTCCAACTACCTGATACACCAACCAACCGCGAATTTTTGTATGAATTGGTGGGCATTTGTGGGCGCGATGAACACGGTAAACTGACCGCGCAAGAACAAAAAGACATTCAAACAGCGATTAATGCCTTGTTTGAAATGGATTTTGAATACCGCAGTTTCAGTTATCTGTTACAGAGTATTCCGCATGATGCGACCAATCCTGACAGTTTGCGTGTCCGCCTGTCTCAATGGTGCAGAAGTGAAAACGGACGTTTTGCGTGGGTTTTGGATAATGAACGCAATCTGTTCAATCCTGATGATTTTTGGCGCATTGGCTTTGATTTGTCGGATATTTTAAAAGACAAATATAAGCCGACTGAACCTGTGTTGGCGTATCTGTTCCACTTGCGTGAATTGATGTTAGATAAAGTCGCGGCGCAAAACGGTTTATTGGCGAATGTGATTGAAGAATTTTGGTACGCGCTGCGTTTTAAATTCACGGAAGAATTGATGTTGAAAATGCTCAAAACCGACCGTAAACGCGGTTCGTTTTTGATTTTGGTATCGCAATCGCCCGAAGATGCGATTAAAGCAGACATTTTTCCTGCTATTGTGCAACAAACACCAACCAAGATTTTTCTGCCCAACCCCGATGCCGAATTTACAGGCAGCTACGAGCGTTGTGGTTTGACCCTGAAAGAATATCAGGAATTGATTAAGTTATCGCTGGATAGCCGTACATTTTTGGTTAAACAATCCAAACAATCCGCCTTTGCAAAACTGGATTTATACGGCTTTAAGGACGAGATGGTTTTTCTTTCAGGCAGCAGCGATAACATTGAATTGTTGCACGAAATCATGGCAGATTATGGCGAAGACGTGAACCAATGGTACCAGCCGTTTACGAGCCGCATTCGCCACATTCGGGCAATGAAAAGCCAATCCCAATATCACACTCAAACACAAACTGATGTGTTTGAAATTGCGTGA
- a CDS encoding type IV secretion system protein encodes MKANMKKIAVLVVSGCLMLSQPIMAGGIPVFDGAAVAQAIQQGIQMKQQIDNQLDQLRELESQVKAMSGLRDVGKVARSALDTATGIGSEWSELYGKAKVTANIKDDLNGKKYSHENVLMQILQTQKLNIKSLEEAQSRMDKIIDLGRQAQNTQDIKAAQDFANRIAIEQGYIQAMQMKLDMAERVAKQQEKIQQQQYAQRQECMAKQIRNRNYKACL; translated from the coding sequence ATGAAAGCAAACATGAAAAAAATCGCAGTTTTGGTTGTTTCAGGCTGCCTGATGTTGAGCCAGCCAATCATGGCAGGTGGCATTCCTGTTTTTGACGGTGCGGCGGTTGCCCAAGCCATTCAACAAGGCATTCAAATGAAACAACAAATTGACAACCAATTAGACCAGTTGCGTGAATTGGAAAGCCAAGTCAAAGCCATGAGTGGCTTGCGCGATGTCGGTAAAGTGGCGCGTAGTGCTTTAGATACCGCAACTGGCATTGGTAGCGAATGGTCGGAGTTGTATGGTAAAGCCAAAGTTACCGCTAACATCAAAGACGACTTAAACGGTAAAAAGTATTCCCATGAAAATGTGTTGATGCAGATTTTGCAAACGCAAAAATTGAACATCAAATCATTGGAAGAAGCCCAGTCGCGCATGGACAAAATCATTGATTTGGGGCGCCAAGCGCAAAACACGCAAGACATCAAAGCGGCACAGGATTTTGCTAACCGCATTGCGATTGAACAAGGCTACATTCAAGCCATGCAAATGAAATTGGACATGGCGGAGCGTGTCGCCAAGCAGCAGGAAAAAATCCAGCAGCAGCAATATGCTCAACGGCAGGAATGTATGGCAAAACAAATCCGTAACCGCAATTATAAAGCCTGTTTATAA
- a CDS encoding type IV secretion system protein: MSDTFWKDTTDFLLTGMGTDLFDKSANLITNIAPLFSMGFGIYFMIIILNAYGRGFDGNAIDLAKKTVAWLIIIACAFNAAQYQKIANMAYEFPEWLASTFNGRFEASAIDTAWDSIMQLIEKLLAKAATLTGLTQLPDKIMVFMAAGIIILLGGIFFGIILAYYLVAKISLAMVLLIGPLFLGMMLFSSTRQYAMNWISQIFNYSVTISFFTILMSLQMNIFDNHIKSLVLDDYMWRSPLQIFGILPVFLLVTILLIIVAFNIPSIASALTGGAGAGGFSTMTNFVREALNGGNKESPVNGLGWNKAKGQFNDARAKIFGNRIKKG; encoded by the coding sequence ATGAGTGATACTTTTTGGAAAGATACCACCGATTTTCTGCTCACAGGCATGGGAACAGATTTATTTGATAAAAGTGCCAACCTAATTACCAACATTGCACCCTTATTTTCAATGGGATTTGGCATTTATTTCATGATAATCATCTTAAACGCCTATGGGCGTGGATTTGATGGGAATGCTATTGATTTAGCGAAAAAAACGGTCGCATGGCTGATTATTATTGCTTGTGCCTTTAATGCAGCACAATATCAAAAAATTGCGAATATGGCGTATGAATTTCCCGAATGGTTAGCCAGTACCTTTAATGGTAGATTTGAAGCCAGTGCGATAGATACCGCTTGGGACAGTATTATGCAGCTTATTGAAAAACTTTTAGCAAAAGCTGCCACTCTAACAGGTTTGACTCAACTACCTGATAAAATTATGGTATTTATGGCTGCTGGTATCATTATTTTATTAGGAGGGATATTTTTTGGTATTATACTTGCCTATTATTTGGTGGCAAAAATTTCATTGGCAATGGTTTTGTTAATCGGTCCACTTTTTTTAGGCATGATGTTGTTTTCATCAACAAGACAATATGCAATGAACTGGATAAGCCAAATCTTTAATTACTCTGTAACCATATCATTTTTCACGATTTTAATGTCTTTGCAAATGAATATTTTTGACAATCATATCAAAAGTTTGGTATTAGATGATTATATGTGGAGAAGTCCATTACAGATTTTTGGTATTTTACCTGTATTTTTGTTAGTTACAATTTTACTTATCATCGTTGCGTTTAATATTCCGTCTATCGCTTCTGCTCTGACTGGTGGCGCAGGTGCTGGCGGTTTTTCTACAATGACTAATTTTGTACGCGAAGCCTTGAATGGTGGTAACAAGGAAAGTCCCGTTAACGGTCTTGGTTGGAATAAAGCAAAAGGACAATTTAATGATGCCCGTGCTAAAATATTTGGAAACCGAATAAAAAAAGGCTAA
- a CDS encoding nucleotidyltransferase family protein — protein sequence MSKPSDILNEHRPLIREIMLQFRIKNPRVFGSVIHQADNENSDLDLLVDTLPETTLFDLGGLQDELETRLGIRVDVKTPLDLPIHFRQQVLQEAQPL from the coding sequence ATGTCTAAACCATCTGATATTCTGAACGAACACAGACCACTTATTCGTGAAATTATGTTGCAATTTCGCATCAAAAATCCGCGTGTTTTTGGCTCTGTTATTCATCAAGCTGACAATGAAAACAGCGATTTAGATTTGTTGGTAGACACTTTACCTGAAACCACATTGTTTGATTTAGGTGGTTTGCAAGATGAATTGGAAACACGTTTAGGCATTCGCGTTGATGTCAAAACGCCCCTTGATTTGCCCATTCATTTCAGGCAGCAAGTTTTACAGGAAGCCCAACCATTATGA
- a CDS encoding HepT-like ribonuclease domain-containing protein: protein MNKQRHEDYLNHMIQAIDDALSYIDGLELADFLEDKRTQQACIMNVLIIGEAATKLMNEYPNFVTQHPQIEWRSMRGMRNRIAHGYFDINLEVVWETLQTALPDLQAKIQAIQNQ from the coding sequence ATGAATAAACAACGCCATGAAGATTATTTAAACCACATGATTCAAGCCATTGATGATGCTTTAAGTTACATTGATGGCTTGGAATTGGCAGACTTTTTGGAAGACAAACGTACCCAACAAGCCTGTATCATGAATGTGCTGATTATTGGCGAAGCTGCCACCAAATTGATGAATGAATACCCTAATTTCGTCACCCAGCACCCACAAATTGAATGGCGCAGTATGCGTGGTATGCGAAATCGCATTGCACATGGTTATTTTGACATCAATTTGGAAGTGGTTTGGGAAACTTTGCAAACGGCTTTACCTGATTTGCAAGCCAAAATTCAAGCCATTCAAAATCAATAA
- a CDS encoding antA/AntB antirepressor family protein, whose product MTNQNLLPVFAGSLSNVETLLCDARKLHEFLQIGRDYSNWIKSRIEEYGFQENQDYLIARQIGRAKNQGRGGHNKVEYHITLDMAKELAMVERNEQGRAARRYFIECEKKLHESLIAQSPLPTLPKKRRTSKVCLSIEQMSAIAYHVYVASVVLSNVKKEVLPILELLNSRHSEHWHQIIQSYETTAEEHCRMLYAVLPPDWLSYQDKRLTIAQYLEKAFYANDYHGLAL is encoded by the coding sequence ATGACAAATCAAAATCTCTTACCTGTGTTTGCAGGCAGCCTTTCCAACGTTGAAACTTTATTATGTGATGCGCGTAAATTGCATGAATTTTTGCAAATCGGTCGCGATTATTCCAATTGGATTAAATCACGTATTGAAGAGTATGGATTTCAGGAAAATCAGGATTACTTGATTGCTCGCCAAATCGGGCGAGCAAAAAATCAAGGACGTGGTGGACATAATAAAGTGGAATACCACATCACTTTGGACATGGCAAAAGAACTGGCAATGGTAGAGCGTAATGAACAAGGTCGTGCTGCTCGCCGTTATTTTATTGAATGCGAGAAAAAGCTACACGAGTCTTTAATAGCACAATCCCCTTTACCAACTCTACCGAAAAAACGCCGTACCAGCAAAGTATGTTTATCGATTGAACAAATGAGTGCCATCGCCTATCATGTTTATGTCGCCAGTGTGGTATTGAGCAATGTTAAAAAGGAAGTGTTACCCATTTTGGAATTATTAAATAGCCGTCATTCTGAACATTGGCATCAAATTATCCAATCTTATGAAACCACAGCAGAAGAGCATTGCCGTATGTTGTATGCTGTATTACCTCCCGATTGGTTGAGCTATCAAGATAAGCGATTAACTATCGCACAATATTTGGAAAAAGCATTTTATGCCAATGATTATCATGGCTTGGCTTTGTGA